From the Telopea speciosissima isolate NSW1024214 ecotype Mountain lineage chromosome 9, Tspe_v1, whole genome shotgun sequence genome, the window aaaaaaaaatgagtttcaTGTGAGACCCCATCTAAGAAAAGTCAGATGATATCAAGTATCGGGGCCCACTGGTAAGACTTATTCCAATCTAAGAAACATGACCGAATAAAGCAGATTTCACGTGACTCCAGGTCTCTGAATTGGCATCATATCCCAGCGAACGCAGGCGAGtctgaaatctgaatctgaGATTCCACAGACAATTCAAATAAGATTGtaagatagaagagagagagagaagggggggaaGATCCATTTGAAGGCGTCGTCATGTTTACATGTGGATGAGGAGATGAATTGCTTTTAATGCTTGAAGAAGTTGCAGTGGCGGATTTGAATTTTTCTCTATGGCTTCTTGTTTGGAGGATTAAATGCAATCGGTGATTCTTGTCGGTATGCTCTCCGAATTAATCTTCTATAGGGTTTCATTGGTTAGTACTGATCATCTATAAACTGATCCAAAGCATTGCTGTTTATGATCTACTAATGATGATTAGGGTTTCTTTTTATGGATCCATAGATGATTTTCGATTTTCCAGTACTTTAATTATGTTGGGTTTAATAATCACTTTCGGTCTTAACTTTGGAAATTTGTAGTACTTTCAAGAAATGGTTCCTCCTGGTTGTTCTAAGATCCATTTCTTGTCCtgccataaataaaaaaaaaagattcatatCTTGTCTGTGCCATCAACCATTAACTTTTTGAAGGGTTTTGGGCGGTTTGCAGGTTTCTAATGGGAAAAATCCGAGTTTTCCTTTACTACTTATGATTTGAATATTCAATAAGATTAATCTTTGGATCGTAATTCTTTCACAAGAAGGAAAGCATTGGGAATCTCGTTTAATCGTTATCTGGACTCTCATCTCTTAGTTcactttttcccttgtttttttttgcttttgggagGTGGGATTTTAAACAAATACTCGTGAAAAACACTGTGACGTTGTTATTAGAATTTAATGTCTATTTTATTCACGTTTTTACGTTCTCAATGACTCAATCTGGATTTTGGAATTGCTCGCTTGCTGAATCTCTGCTTTTCTTGGTTGGCATCCTTTGTAGTTACCCAAAACCTGATTATTCcctttccattaaaaaaaaatttcctaggCTGAATTTCCCTCGTTCTGATGTATATATATTGTCTCTTGTTTGTGGCAATATTTCGTGTCCATAATCTATACTTGAGATGGGTTTCTCAATAACCTGCCAATCGAGGTGCCAAAAGCCATGAAAATTTCTTGTCTGGTACCCTGgtaccatgtttttttttttgttttatttatttatttttatctgtTAGGTATTACAATCTTCATTGGCATGGTAAAATCTCTTCTGTTGGAGATTTATTTGCCAAAAGCCAtgaaaatttttgtttatttgtagTGAATGTGCTTAAGAATTGTGATAAACCAGATGGCCctgtttattttttcatttccttGTAAGATAGCAATCTGTTTCTGAATGTTATTGAGAAATACCTATTCCGATTCCAATTTGAACCAAATACTTACCCTGTAATACACTATACTCAAGTCTACAATTCACTTCCATGCACAGATTAACTAACAGCTTCTACGTGGAAAGACATCAGAGGATAGAATTGCTTCTTCTCTGTGAGGACAGATACCTTTGATTGAGCTGGGAGGATCATGGTTCCAACACTAGATGCTATTAAGGGTGGTGGGGGCTCTGTTAGGATAGGGGCCACCGGAACTGTCGGTTCTTTGATGACCAGGGAATTGGATTCTGTTAAACGGTCACCACAGTCATCAAAATCTTCTCCAAGAAAATCTCCAacactctctgtctctgttccTTGTGTTTCTAGGCCTAAAAGGCTGCCAAGAACAACTGTGGTGAACGTAGCAAGCACTAGTGGCAGTAGCAGTAACCACAAAAGCCCTGGAAGTACTCGAAAAACAAGATCAAGCGTCTTAAAGAAATCACATAGTATCCCAATGCTTGGCTCTGATGATACTATTGTTGATAATAGTCCTAACAGAAAAAAACCTGATAAGAAAGGATCTTACATTGTGGAAGTTGTTGATCTAAAATGTGGAAGCCATGACAGACCATGGTCCAACCCAATCACTCACCAGCTCCGGAAACTCTCTTTTTCGAAGCTTTCAGAGAGAATTGGCTAGAGCTTTAAATTGTTCATATCGGCCTTCAGGTTTTTGTAAGAGAACCTAGGAACTCCATTGGGCCGATTACTATCAGCAACCTCCACTACAGAACAGATGCTAGGTAGaagctttttcttcttcttctttgatgccaTGATCATGAACTCCAACTTGGGTCTAGACCCATTACTGGTCGATGTGAGGTCTGTAATCTGCGACTGAGGTTTCTTGGGGATTCCATGGCTGGCCAACTCAAGTCTGCTGAAGTAGTCGATCTCTTGTAGGACAAGGGATCCAACAGTGCCTCGTGTACCGACCTCGACTGGAGAGGTTGCAGCCATATTTGCAGGGAATTGGTAGCTGTAAGGAGAGCCTTTTAATCAGTTTAGACTAGAGTGGTTTGGAAGAATGCTTTGTGGGCGAATGGGAGAGGTGGTTTGGGTCCCTGTCTTGGTGGGAGGGGTTTGGGCATGAATCTTGGATCTCATAGGAGGGTTTTTTATACACAAAAGTAATAGTTAAAGCTCTTTATCTCAAGTGGACAGCATGGATCATTGCATCCTCACAGGTATTGTAAATAAATTTCTGTTTACCTTGTTTTCCTCTTcttgtttggtgttttctttcaTCAGGAATTGGTGTAATGTgactttttattttctggtggtggtgggagCATCAGGAATTCTGGACTCTTTATGAGTGCCTTATTTAGGTAATGAGGCTATGGGAAGTTGAGAGAGAGTGTGTCTTTGGCTTCTTTAGCATCtctctttaattaatttttgttgctttatttcttctctgttttaaAGTGGGTTCATGGAAAAGCTATGATAGGGATTGGGTCATGTACATCATGTGGTGTGAGGTCTCTGGTATTTTTATTGTTGTCATCTCTTTCGTCTGTTATTGCTCTTTTCTAGAGAAGGATATCCATTTTGGTAGATAGGCTCCCGTATCAGAGGGCTTTACCAAACACACAACCTTGACTCTTTATATGGAAGTTCTATGTAGGCCACCCCAGAAGGTTTGAGTTGTTTGTCCATATCCTTCTGTGCTTGTGGAATGAAAAAGAAACTTGCATCACCATTTTCTTACTTCACAATCCATTAGAtccacaaaaagagagagagtgcaGTGGGGAAAAGGTTTTTAATAACTTGTTCATGGTTTAGTGCGCCAtgatttttcccatttttgtgGTTTTTAACTTGTAAGGTTGTACTATGACTGGTAGGATGCAACACCTAAACCCCCGTATTGTGGGATCTCACCTCCCACATTGATGGATGGTGATGATTAATGGTGTCAAATGGTCGGCGGTTCAGTTTCTTTCGGTTTTTACATGTAATTTCTGGTTTGTTCATTTTATAACAGTCAGTCtggttggtttggttttgtgccGGTTCTAGAAACTCAAAACCAAACATGGTCTTAGGCATTCTTTggtttagtttcttttttgtATTGGACTAACTGGTTTAGGCTgatttttgacacccctaattgtgATAGACTTATAGAGAGACCAGCCAACCACTTCACTACTCTTGAATGGGGTGGTACATCAAAGTAAATACTAACCCGAGCATTGACTGATGCCAATAAATTGATGGGGTTATGCTCATTGAAAGATTTTGTGATTTTGTGATTATGGATATTTTGCAACAAGAAAATGCAAATCTCAGTCCAAATTGCATTTCAGGAATTcagggaggagggggggaggggagatttAATCtgggaaaaaattaaaaaaattgattcagATTTTAATGACATATAGGGTCAGAAATTAATCTAGTTGATAGCCAGCCATAATTACCATGTGGTTGTTCATTGAAGACTCAAATTTAGGTGACATGTTTACATCATCTTCATCTAATCATGGTTTAATTCTTATTCCAATTTATTGTAGTTTTTCCACTTATCAATagatattttgaaaattattaagaaaaaaatcaaatatgtTTTAAGGCATAACAGCTGGAGTGGGAGGAGATGAACATATACACCGAAAGATATTTAAGTGAAATGGGTTATCAAATTTGACAGATGACCCAAGCGAATTTGTATTTACACCTTTACCCTTGTATTTATCCTAACAACTGTAAGGCAAGATCTTATATGTACATGGCCTTGCATTAAAACTGAGTCTTTTTCACAATGTAGATAGTATTCACAAGTTTGATAGTTTAGCTAATGTGATTATATGTTTAAAAAATGCAAACATTTTCAATATTATCCATCTagtaaaaattttaaatttaggatgaatTTTAAGCTTACAAAACAATTTCCACCAAATCATAGTCCTGTTAAGATCCAACGACAATGAAGGTAGTGAAAAGATCTGATTCTGTTTAGATGGAAAATTAGCAGCTATCTTGATGAATAGCTGACCAGATTTTGATAGAGGTCAAAACCGACTGTCATTAGAATCCAATTAATAATCCTAATTGCACCCTTATTTGTGTCATGTGGAAGGATGTTCAAGGAAGTCCGACCATTGATGTCTAGCTAGATCGATCACATGTTAATTTTTAACCACAATTTCAATCATTTACCCTCCCATATGTAG encodes:
- the LOC122640320 gene encoding uncharacterized protein LOC122640320, coding for MVPTLDAIKGGGGSVRIGATGTVGSLMTRELDSVKRSPQSSKSSPRKSPTLSVSVPCVSRPKRLPRTTVVNVASTSGSSSNHKSPGSTRKTRSSVLKKSHSIPMLGSDDTIVDNSPNRKKPDKKGSYIVEVVDLKCGSHDRPWSNPITHQLRKLSFSKLSERIG